CTGCTGTCCGCCGCCGCCCTGCACCCGCGCCAGGCCCTGCTGTCCGCCGCCGCCGTGCACCCTCGCCCGGCCCTGCTGTCCGCCGTCGCCGTGCACCCTCGCCCGGCCCTGCTGTCCGCCGCCGCCGTGCACCCTCGCCCGGCCCTGCTGTCCGCCGCCGCCCTGCACCCGCGCCAGGCCCTGCTGTCCGCCGTCGCCGTGCACCCTCGCCCGGCCCTGCTGTCCGCCGTCGCCGTGCACCCGCGCCAGGCCCTGCTGTCCGCCGCCGCCGTGCACCCTCGCCCGGCCCTGCTGTCCGCCGCCGCCGTGCACCCGCGCCAGGCCCTGCTGTCCGCCGCCGCCGTGCACCCGCGCCAGGCCCTGCTGTCCGCCGCCGCCCTGCACCCGCGCCAGGCCCTGCTGTCCGCCGTCGCCGTGCACCCTCGCCAGGCCCTGCTGTCCGCCGTCGCCCTGCACCCGCGCCAGGCCCTGCTGTCCGCCGTCGCCCTGCACCCGCGCCAGGCCCTGCTGTCCGCCGTCGCCGTGCACCCGCGCCAGGCCCTGCTGTCCGCCGCCGCCGTGCACCCGCGCCAGGCCCTGCTGTCCGCCGCCGCCGTGCACCCGCGCCTGGCCCTGCTGTCTGCCGCCCTgctcctgggccaggccctccTCTTCGCAGCCGCGCATCCGGGTCAGGCCCTGCCCTCCAAAGCCGCGCATccgggccaggccctgccctccaaAGCCGCACCGGCCCGCTAGGCCCTGCCCTCCGCAGCAGCAGCACGACTCCAGGCCTTGTCCCTGGGAGCCGCGCCACCCAGAGAAGATCAGCCGCTTGCAGCCGCCCCTCTCTGCCTGGGCCTGCTGGCCAGGGTCCTCCTTCTTCCCCTGGGTTCGCCCTTCGAAGGCCTGCCCTGCACAGCAGCTCAAGCTTTCCTGATGCTGAGGTCCCAAGCCTTGCTCCCCAGCCCCGTTGGCGTGCAGTCCGTAGGCGCGCCTCCTCACCCTCACCTCCTGGTAGGTTCTTTCCTTTACCTGCGCAGTGTGGTGAgagcttctcctcctcctcctccttcacttcttcctcctccctctcctccccgaCTGGGTCTCCTGACcagagcccctcctcctccctcactaATTTTTCTGGCCAGAGCGCCTTGTCCTCCTCCTCTAAGGTTTCTGGCCTGGGCTCCATCTCCACCGCTAGCCTTGCTGCCGTTAGGCGCTCCTTGCTGCGGCAGTTTGAGGCGCTGAGCCCTCTCTCTCCATGAGAGCGGGCTGAAACAGGGAACACGCCTCGCCCCCCTACACCTCCTGTGCTGTGACCCTCCGTGAGCATCCGCCTAAGACCCACAAAAGGCATCACCATCCACCCACTGCCCTGAATGGGCTGCCCGCTCCGCAGTTACCTGTGAGGTTTCCAAGAGTTCTGTGAGCCAGCAATCGACGTATGAGCAGTTTTAAATCCGTTGTTTGGAGAGGAGTTTTTCAAGCCTCTCTTCCCCATAACCTAGCACTTACCTGCTGTTGGCCCTTGATTCAAGGCCCATTCTCCCTGAGAAGGGCCTGCCTTTTCCCCTGAATTCAGATTTCCTTTGTCAGGTTGCCTGTATATAAAGGagtatttgaaagaataaaatacgattggtgatttcatttaaaaaacagcatCTTTTTATTGTCCAAAAAACTGTTCATCCTGTCTTATTTAGAGGATTAAAGAAAGCTGTTAGCATGCTAGGTGACTCTTTGGAAGGGAGAGGGAATAAAATACTATCCTAGCAATCGTATTCCCACTCTCTTAAATGGAGTGCTGTCCAGGAAATTCCCATGTATATGCAATATGGTCTTAGCATAGTCGATTTGCAACTTGAACAATAAAAGGAGTCAGAGTTTATCCCAAAGTGGCTGGAGAAAAGGACCACTTATGGAGATATCCAGGGTCGTGAAAAAAAGCAGTTCATGACCctatgagtgtgtctgtgtgtgttggtgggggagTACTTCCTTACCAGATGGAAATTAGGGAATGCTGGAAGACTTCGGGTCAGAAAGGGGGGGAACAGGAGGAGTCAGGATCCCATGGGGGAGGGTCTCagtttttaaagaaggaaaatgtttatATGTTGGGAACAGGGGCTTTAAGGTCTGTGGGGGTCGGAAGGTCTGGTAGGGTGATTCAAGGTTAATGATTGATGTGAAAATGGTCAGATAGTCGGTGAAAAAATGTTATTGGATAATcccatttaaaagaataatttttctttcttcttaatctagctaaaggtttgccaattttgtttatcttttaaaaaatcagctcttagttttgttaatactttctattgtttttctgttctctgtttcatttatatcctctatgatcttttttttttttttttgaggaagattagccctgaggtaaatCTGCCAATCTTcggctttttgctgaggaagcctggccgtgagcaaacatccatgcccatcttcctctactttatatgtgggacgcctaccacagcatggtgtagcaagcggtgccatgtccgcacccgggatccaaaccagcgaaccctgggccaccgagaagtggaacatgtgcacttaaccactgtgccactgggctggcccctatgatctttattctttccttctgctaaccttgggcttaatttgttctttttctagttccttgtagtataaagttaggttgtttatttgagatctctcTAATTTCTTAAGATTTGCATTTAtctctataaacttccctctcagaactgcttttgcagcacCCCATTGGTTTGGGTATGTAgtgtttcaattttcatttattttgagatacatttttatttcccttttgattttttctttgactcattgattGTTCAAAaggtgttatttagtttccatgtatttgtagattttccagctttcctcttgttgatttctagtttcataacattgtggtcaGACAAGATAGTTGGCAtcatttcaatcttcctaaatttgctaagactttttTGTGTCCAATCATAtcatctatcctggagaatgttctgctGTATTTGAgtagaacgtgtattctgctgttgtaggatggagtgttctatatgtctgttaggtccttTTGGTCTATAGTATGGTTCAAGTCCAAAgtgtccttgttgattttctctctggatgatttatccattgctgaaagtggagtattaaagtcccctactactCTGGTATTGTGTGTTTCTCCCATCAGATctattagtatttgcttaatatatttggATGCTCCAGTGTTGAGTGTGTATATAAtaagattgttatatcttcttgatgtattgaccactttatcattatataatgaccttctttgtctcttgttactatttttggctcaaaatctattttgtctgatataggtatggctatccctgctttcttttggtccTACTTGTGtggaatatcttcttccatcccttcactttgagcctatgtgtgtcttttttttttttactgaggtataattcacatataactGTATGTtatgtttcaggtgtacaacataattatttgatatttgtgtatattgcaaaatgatcaccaccatatgtctagttaacatccatcaccacacatagttaaaacttttttctcttgtgatgaggacttttaagatctactctcttagcaagtttcaaatatgcctatgtgtgtctttaaagctgaaatgagtctcttataggcagcatatatttggttcttgttttttagtATATCCAGCAACTTTTTGTCTCTTGATTGGTaaattcaatccacttacatttagagtgattattgatatgtaagtacttactattgccatcttattaattgctttctggttgtttttatttctattttttctttttccctctgtttctttctaCCTTTGTAAATTGGTGATTCTTCATAATGGTAtgctctgtttcctctttttttatgcttCATGAATCTActttagatttttgctttgtggttaccataaggctTATGTAAAACGTCTCGAAGATAAAACAATCCATTTTATGCTGATAGCATTTATCTACATTCACCTTTGAAAGCTTCACCCTTTTATTCCTcctcttttatattttgatgtcaaaatttacctctttttatgcTGTATATTCATGAACAAATTatagtagctatagttatttttaatgctctctTACTTTAATCTTTATACTATAGTTAAGTGGTTAATTTACCATCCCATTATAGAATTAGATTTTTCTAAATCTGactatatatttttcactttacGTGTGTATTACATACTTTCATATGCTTTCATGTCACTGattagtgtcttttcatttcaacttgaacttctttcagcatttcttgcaaggcaaaactactggtgatgaactccctcagcttttatttgtttgggaaagtctttatttctccttcatatctgaaacataattttgctggatagagtattcttggctggaagtctTTATCTTTCAGCATTtcaaatatgtcattccactctctcttggcctatagggtttctgctgagaaatctgttaaTAGCCaaatgggagttcctttgtacgttacactctttttttccctggctgcctttagtattctttctttacctttgatttttgatagtttcattataatgtgtcttggagaagttCTTTTGGCATTGAGATAATAGGGTGATTTATTAGCTTCTTGGACTTGGATATCCAAGTCTTTTCCAggcttgggaagttttcagctattgtctctttaattaaatttcctgccttcttttccctctcttctccttctggaactctgagTATTCAGATGTTTGCCCTTTTGATTGAATCTCGTAGAccatgtaggctttcttcactcttttttgttctgttctctttgttcagtTGTAAATGTGTTATTTCAAAATTCCTATCCTCTAAATCATTTATTCTATCTTCCATCTGCTCTACTCTACTGTAGATACACTATTGTATTTTCATCTCATTCACTGAATTCTTCAGCTCCTCAGTTTGTTTGGccctttttttatagtttcaatctcttttataaagaactcattttGATCATGTATCTTTTTCCTAATCTCATTGatctgtttttctgagttttcttgtagctagTTGAGTTTCTTCAATAATGCTATTTTGAATTGCTTCTCAGTTAGATGCAGCATTCTGTGTCTTTGTACTCAGTTGTTAGagaattatttatacttttttgcaATGGCATATTTCTTcgatttttaaagttctttgtatttctcagttGCTGCTTTTACATTTGAGGTATCTTTACTGGCTATCTTCAGATGGGGTACTGTTTGTTGGTGCTACTTCTTTGGGGATCCAAGGTTTATAATGGATAGACCTGCTGCACTCTTCTTGCTCCCtctgtggcagaattctt
This DNA window, taken from Equus przewalskii isolate Varuska chromosome X, EquPr2, whole genome shotgun sequence, encodes the following:
- the EZHIP gene encoding EZH inhibitory protein, producing the protein MATQSCWEKEQKQQQGEENQVAPAPGGARGTGSPRASVPTVCSDGSLPDGGAPRGGTAGSSSSCATAAGAISVTADAPWLPSMDCAQERGPSALQAGRGPHAEPSRVVPETGRGIQAAHAGSAAAMGRATRGAGQARGRPTHTTSPRDGRGRRQPSRHRDEAARAPKPPERCLFPGAPGPQWSEPLPPSPPKSQPGSSRPSRASPPSHAPPPGPALRSQANATGPALRSRRTPPGPALRSPASEPRDAVLRRRPAPAPGPAVRRRRAPSPGPAVRRRAPSPGPAVRRRPAPAPGPAVRRRRAPSPGPAVRRRPCILAPGPAVRRRPAPAPGPAVRRRRAPSPGPAVRRRRAPSPGPAVRRRRAPSPGPAVRRRPAPAPGPAVRRRRAPSPGPAVRRRRAPAPGPAVRRRRAPSPGPAVRRRRAPAPGPAVRRRRAPAPGPAVRRRPAPAPGPAVRRRRAPSPGPAVRRRPAPAPGPAVRRRPAPAPGPAVRRRRAPAPGPAVRRRRAPAPGPAVRRRRAPAPGPAVCRPAPGPGPPLRSRASGSGPALQSRASGPGPALQSRTGPLGPALRSSSTTPGLVPGSRATQRRSAACSRPSLPGPAGQGPPSSPGFALRRPALHSSSSFPDAEVPSLAPQPRWRAVRRRASSPSPPGRFFPLPAQCGESFSSSSSFTSSSSLSSPTGSPDQSPSSSLTNFSGQSALSSSSKVSGLGSISTASLAAVRRSLLRQFEALSPLSP